A DNA window from Azotosporobacter soli contains the following coding sequences:
- a CDS encoding ester cyclase → MSVEENKKIAQKFYDSIAAKQYDEVEKLCHRDFVYYPQVDNVLSGAKSFVDLERLNMDPFGDFKMEVEFMIGESDRVAVYLIVEGDLQTEKYHGMTVTNKHLRMGFMTWLQFKDGKIIEKRAKYDRFDIYKQLGIKELSLQ, encoded by the coding sequence ATGTCAGTTGAAGAAAATAAAAAGATAGCGCAGAAGTTTTATGATTCTATTGCAGCTAAACAATATGATGAGGTGGAAAAACTGTGCCATAGAGACTTCGTTTATTATCCGCAAGTGGATAATGTTTTGTCTGGTGCAAAATCATTTGTAGATTTGGAACGGCTTAACATGGATCCCTTTGGCGACTTTAAAATGGAAGTTGAATTTATGATCGGTGAAAGTGATCGAGTAGCAGTATATCTTATTGTTGAAGGTGATTTGCAGACCGAAAAGTATCACGGCATGACAGTAACTAATAAACATCTGCGGATGGGGTTTATGACCTGGTTGCAATTTAAAGATGGTAAAATTATTGAAAAGCGTGCTAAATATGATCGTTTTGATATTTACAAACAGCTTGGCATAAAGGAACTGTCACTACAATAA
- a CDS encoding ATP-binding protein yields the protein MNYIHRAMERTFLRLNKEFPALLLTGPRQVGKTTMLKKLAEEENIGREYVTLDDLTERQMAKNDPKLFLQIHKPPVFIDEVQYAPELFTYIKIHVDQNRQAGDFWLTGSQVFKLMGGIQESLAGRVCLLHMAPMSQAEIYGTATEPFVVDLEQLSQRIKRRTPVDTPALYERIFKGGMPALISEQHSDFRAVYSSYISTYIDRDVKELSGSIDSLKFMDFITAAAALCSQMLNYKTIADAAGIDQITAKNWLMILEKLGIVFYLHPYSNNMLKRMVTKPKLYFYDCGLVAYLTKWGSSDTLMNGAMSGAILENFVVSEIVKSYQNCGREAFIYYYRDKDTKEIDIILEDSGKLYPMEIKKTATPQQQLTRVFGVIEKASLERGTSAVLCTTDRLSAFDSQNLIVPIWGI from the coding sequence ATGAATTATATACATAGAGCAATGGAGCGTACTTTCCTTCGACTTAACAAGGAATTCCCAGCGTTGCTGCTTACCGGCCCAAGGCAGGTTGGCAAGACAACCATGCTAAAAAAACTAGCCGAAGAAGAGAACATCGGACGCGAGTATGTCACGCTGGACGATTTGACGGAGCGCCAGATGGCGAAGAATGATCCAAAGTTGTTCCTGCAAATTCATAAACCACCCGTTTTTATCGATGAGGTACAGTATGCACCGGAGCTGTTTACCTATATCAAAATACACGTTGATCAAAATCGACAGGCTGGCGACTTTTGGCTGACCGGTTCGCAGGTCTTCAAATTGATGGGTGGAATACAGGAATCGCTAGCCGGACGTGTCTGTCTGCTACATATGGCTCCCATGTCACAAGCGGAAATCTACGGTACTGCCACCGAGCCTTTTGTAGTCGATCTGGAACAATTGTCTCAGCGAATTAAGCGCCGCACTCCGGTTGATACGCCTGCACTATATGAGCGTATTTTCAAAGGCGGCATGCCCGCCCTTATCAGCGAACAGCACAGCGACTTTCGCGCAGTGTATTCCAGCTATATCAGCACCTATATCGACCGGGACGTAAAAGAGCTTTCTGGCTCTATCGATTCGCTCAAGTTTATGGATTTCATCACGGCAGCAGCCGCCCTGTGCAGTCAGATGCTTAACTACAAGACGATTGCTGACGCTGCTGGCATTGACCAGATTACCGCCAAAAACTGGCTGATGATTTTAGAAAAACTGGGGATCGTGTTTTATCTCCACCCTTATTCCAACAATATGCTGAAACGTATGGTAACGAAGCCCAAGCTTTATTTCTACGACTGCGGCTTGGTAGCCTACCTAACCAAATGGGGTAGCAGCGATACCCTGATGAACGGAGCCATGAGCGGTGCAATCCTCGAAAACTTTGTTGTCTCGGAGATTGTTAAGAGCTATCAGAATTGTGGCCGGGAAGCTTTTATTTACTACTACCGCGATAAAGACACTAAGGAAATTGATATTATCCTTGAAGACAGCGGCAAGCTATACCCTATGGAAATCAAAAAAACCGCCACTCCTCAACAGCAGCTTACTCGTGTGTTTGGCGTGATTGAAAAGGCCAGTTTAGAACGCGGCACAAGCGCCGTACTTTGTACAACTGATAGGCTGTCGGCATTTGACAGCCAAAATTTGATTGTTCCTATTTGGGGCATATAA
- a CDS encoding LysR family transcriptional regulator — MNQRQLLYFLEVYHLKSIKKAATKLIISPQGISKTILALEQELDISLFTRTKNGLEPTKQAMALKPHAEKILEEFSTLQEKSFFTHTKKDFLKILSTPGVLEYLTANFIKDFQTAHPKILLNFTETTDKAAIAELNNGEIDMAILSGTVDTTIFSCQYLFKNYHCFIVSTKNPLAKKEKLSLQDLKNQALILKGREQPFYNTYQNQLIKNGIQPNIILETTVNSIIADIAEQNLAIGGSLDYIAFKNKRPHTVILPMDDIDNVHTVYLAEKYNTTLSPQSLIFKNFLLTWLEKHRSKLFHWNIFTQ; from the coding sequence ATGAATCAACGCCAATTATTATATTTTTTAGAAGTATATCACCTAAAAAGCATAAAAAAAGCTGCTACTAAACTAATTATCTCGCCTCAAGGCATTAGCAAAACTATTTTGGCTTTAGAGCAAGAGCTTGATATATCATTGTTCACGCGTACTAAAAACGGTCTTGAACCAACAAAACAAGCTATGGCCTTAAAACCACATGCCGAAAAAATTTTAGAAGAATTCTCTACTTTACAGGAAAAATCGTTCTTCACTCATACAAAAAAAGATTTTCTAAAAATTCTTTCTACGCCAGGGGTACTAGAATATTTAACTGCAAATTTTATAAAAGATTTTCAAACGGCCCACCCTAAAATATTGCTAAATTTCACTGAAACAACAGATAAAGCTGCTATCGCCGAATTAAACAACGGGGAAATAGATATGGCTATCCTCTCTGGCACTGTTGATACTACCATATTTTCTTGCCAATATCTTTTTAAGAATTATCATTGTTTCATTGTTAGTACAAAAAATCCACTTGCAAAAAAAGAAAAACTTTCTTTGCAAGATTTGAAAAATCAAGCCTTAATATTAAAAGGACGTGAACAGCCTTTTTATAATACTTATCAAAATCAGTTAATCAAAAACGGCATCCAGCCGAACATAATACTTGAAACAACCGTCAACTCCATAATTGCCGACATTGCAGAACAGAATCTAGCAATTGGCGGTTCACTTGACTATATCGCCTTCAAAAACAAACGCCCGCATACTGTAATTCTCCCAATGGATGACATTGATAATGTACATACAGTCTATCTTGCGGAAAAATACAATACCACTTTAAGTCCTCAATCACTTATTTTTAAAAATTTCTTATTAACTTGGCTCGAAAAACATCGTTCCAAATTATTTCATTGGAATATATTTACCCAATAA
- a CDS encoding PLP-dependent aspartate aminotransferase family protein, which translates to MMSQKELSFNARAIHVGSKPDPTTGAHVAPVYRTSTFVMKNADEAILAGYGDRENVYAYTRYGNPTVHAVQEKIASLENAEACLVAASGMGAITTALLAVLSAGDHLVAADTIYGGTHGFIKKILPRFGIEATMVPTIGESVENIKKFIKGNTKVIYIETPCNPILGVTDIKRAAEIAHERGALLFIDNTFATPYLQQPLSLGADIVLHSTTKYLNGHGDVLGGAIVGNKKLIHSMDNDFLKWMGGIMSPSDAATLSKGIKTLGVRMDVHCANARKIAEFLDNHDMVEKVLYPGLRSHPGYDIAKKQMRNFGGMMSFNIRGGFEAGRMLIDNVNLISLATSLGNVDSLIQHSASMSHASMTKEERAAVGIAEGQVRLSVGIEEAEELISDLDQALLHVKKKLKM; encoded by the coding sequence ATGATGAGTCAAAAAGAGCTGAGTTTCAATGCAAGAGCAATTCATGTCGGAAGTAAACCAGACCCTACTACTGGAGCCCATGTTGCACCAGTTTATCGGACATCAACATTTGTCATGAAAAATGCAGATGAAGCAATTCTTGCGGGATATGGTGACAGAGAAAATGTTTATGCGTATACAAGGTATGGAAATCCAACAGTACATGCAGTGCAAGAGAAAATCGCTTCTCTAGAAAATGCAGAAGCCTGTTTAGTAGCGGCATCAGGAATGGGGGCTATCACTACGGCTCTGCTTGCAGTATTAAGTGCAGGTGATCATTTAGTTGCTGCAGATACAATTTATGGAGGAACCCATGGATTTATTAAAAAGATTTTACCACGCTTTGGTATTGAAGCTACAATGGTGCCAACGATTGGCGAAAGTGTTGAAAATATTAAAAAATTCATTAAAGGGAATACAAAAGTCATTTATATTGAAACTCCATGTAATCCGATTTTAGGAGTTACAGATATTAAAAGGGCAGCTGAAATAGCACACGAAAGAGGTGCGCTACTCTTCATTGACAACACTTTTGCAACACCGTATTTGCAACAGCCGCTGTCTTTGGGGGCTGATATTGTCTTACATTCGACAACTAAATACTTAAACGGTCATGGAGACGTTTTGGGTGGTGCGATCGTTGGAAATAAGAAATTAATCCATAGCATGGATAATGACTTTTTAAAATGGATGGGTGGAATTATGTCACCATCAGATGCAGCGACGCTGTCTAAAGGAATTAAAACGTTAGGTGTCAGAATGGACGTGCATTGCGCTAATGCAAGAAAAATTGCTGAGTTCTTAGATAATCATGATATGGTTGAAAAAGTATTATACCCAGGATTAAGGTCTCATCCAGGCTATGATATTGCTAAAAAGCAAATGAGAAATTTCGGTGGGATGATGAGTTTCAACATTCGAGGAGGCTTTGAAGCAGGGCGCATGTTAATAGACAATGTTAATTTAATTAGTCTAGCCACTTCTCTCGGCAATGTTGACTCTCTTATTCAACACTCGGCTTCAATGAGCCATGCCTCTATGACTAAAGAGGAACGAGCGGCAGTTGGTATTGCCGAAGGTCAGGTTAGGTTGTCAGTGGGAATTGAGGAGGCAGAAGAACTTATCAGTGACTTGGATCAAGCGTTACTTCATGTAAAGAAAAAACTGAAAATGTAA
- a CDS encoding AraC family transcriptional regulator — protein MSPRKVVNTVSTDLSSSKILSGLFLAESGYFTKRKTFQEILETTHEMRLYYLVSGKGVIHLAGKTHTIQQHDVFFQPKFTPLQLTINSSVPAEIWWIDFYGPAVDSLMNKLSITNTHPLINGICEPRFFQELKTIVIHYDYLSAADELHIASGLNKIFALLLESCSSSQWIAVPHDNENILYTGHWKPWPAPIGDAHEEYYTAMPKAYAEYNFYGSGIKWLGTVNHDCGKADVLIDGIYQTTVDTYSPVRLTKQLLYINSKLNYGHHIIKIFCTGTKNDKSINCDIVIESFQYFLSSSSFEGNEGDLNTSTQMCRKAVELMRSSAHNMTVDKLAKTLGVSRSYLTVKFTNEVGVSPSQFLIQIRMENAKKLLAETDMNVSQVASTLGYTDVFYFSRLFRKRENLTPTQYKKLTHKK, from the coding sequence ATGTCTCCACGGAAAGTGGTGAACACAGTTTCAACTGATTTGAGTTCTTCCAAAATTCTGTCCGGCCTTTTTTTAGCAGAGAGTGGCTATTTCACTAAAAGAAAGACGTTTCAAGAGATTCTAGAAACAACTCATGAAATGCGTCTTTATTACTTAGTAAGTGGAAAAGGAGTTATTCACCTAGCTGGAAAAACGCATACTATTCAACAACATGATGTATTCTTTCAGCCAAAGTTCACACCGCTGCAATTAACGATTAATTCTTCAGTTCCCGCCGAAATATGGTGGATTGACTTTTACGGGCCAGCAGTAGACAGTCTTATGAATAAATTGTCTATAACCAATACCCATCCCTTAATTAACGGCATCTGTGAACCACGTTTTTTCCAGGAACTAAAAACCATCGTGATACACTATGATTATTTATCTGCTGCCGATGAACTTCACATTGCCAGTGGATTAAACAAAATCTTCGCCCTCTTGCTTGAATCGTGTTCATCTTCGCAATGGATAGCGGTACCTCATGATAATGAAAACATTTTATATACAGGCCACTGGAAACCATGGCCAGCCCCTATTGGCGATGCACATGAAGAATATTATACGGCTATGCCTAAAGCATATGCTGAATACAATTTTTATGGCTCAGGTATTAAATGGCTTGGCACCGTGAATCACGATTGCGGTAAAGCAGATGTATTGATTGATGGAATCTACCAGACCACCGTAGATACATACAGTCCGGTGCGACTAACAAAACAATTACTTTATATAAACAGTAAATTGAACTATGGACACCATATAATCAAAATTTTTTGCACTGGCACTAAAAATGATAAGTCCATCAATTGCGATATTGTTATCGAAAGTTTTCAATACTTCTTGTCTTCCAGTTCTTTTGAAGGAAATGAAGGCGATTTGAATACAAGCACGCAGATGTGTCGAAAAGCTGTAGAACTTATGAGATCCAGTGCACATAACATGACTGTAGATAAGTTAGCAAAAACATTGGGAGTAAGTCGTTCTTATCTCACAGTAAAATTCACCAATGAAGTCGGAGTTTCACCCTCGCAATTTTTAATTCAGATCCGTATGGAAAATGCTAAAAAGCTTTTAGCCGAAACAGACATGAATGTCAGTCAAGTAGCAAGCACCTTAGGCTATACTGATGTCTTTTACTTTTCCCGTTTATTCCGAAAGCGAGAAAATCTTACGCCCACTCAATATAAGAAGTTAACTCACAAAAAATAA
- a CDS encoding multidrug efflux SMR transporter has protein sequence MDWLLLILAGVFEMIGVAMINKLHHDRNRKAIVLLIISFGLSFFFLSLTMKTLSMGTTYAVWTGIGASGGALLGMVVYDEPKSLLRIISISVVLGAAVGLKLIE, from the coding sequence ATGGATTGGCTACTGTTAATACTGGCAGGTGTCTTTGAGATGATAGGGGTAGCGATGATTAATAAGCTGCACCATGATCGCAACAGAAAAGCAATAGTGCTGTTGATTATAAGTTTTGGGTTGAGCTTTTTCTTTCTATCACTTACGATGAAGACATTATCTATGGGAACTACTTATGCGGTGTGGACAGGGATTGGTGCTTCTGGAGGAGCGCTACTTGGGATGGTTGTATATGATGAACCGAAAAGCTTATTAAGAATTATTTCTATTTCCGTTGTGCTTGGTGCTGCTGTTGGCCTAAAACTAATCGAATAG
- a CDS encoding DMT family transporter, whose amino-acid sequence MNKVWLRVVIAAFFEVAWVIGLKHAGSALEWGWTLCAIIISFYLMIMAGRDLAVGTVYAVFVGIGTVGTVLAESILFDAPFFVTKLALIILLLSGVISLKMLSNQVR is encoded by the coding sequence ATGAACAAGGTTTGGTTAAGGGTTGTTATCGCTGCTTTTTTTGAAGTCGCTTGGGTAATTGGGTTGAAGCATGCAGGCAGTGCATTGGAATGGGGCTGGACATTATGTGCCATAATCATCAGTTTTTATCTGATGATTATGGCGGGACGTGATCTTGCTGTTGGGACGGTATATGCTGTTTTCGTTGGAATTGGAACAGTGGGAACCGTACTGGCAGAAAGTATATTGTTTGATGCGCCATTCTTTGTGACTAAGCTCGCGTTGATCATACTACTGTTAAGCGGTGTAATCAGTCTTAAAATGCTAAGCAATCAGGTGCGATGA
- a CDS encoding superoxide dismutase, with translation MTYVAKEFEFPTTLTGLSDTQLEGHLEYYRKHIAQLNQVRTSVAGMIKRGQVETPNYSNLQHHLASGADQVRLHELYFKNLGGDGQLPKGTTLAALLSEHFGSFEAWRKDFQTTANMPGLGWAILYRDNVSGNLNNLWLDEHQGLSDIDGRPLLVMDAWEHAYKDDYGFNRYEYVDAFFRNINWHEVASRL, from the coding sequence ATGACTTATGTAGCGAAAGAATTTGAATTCCCGACGACATTAACAGGCCTTAGCGACACGCAATTGGAAGGACATTTGGAGTATTACCGCAAGCACATCGCGCAGCTGAATCAAGTGCGCACCAGCGTAGCCGGCATGATCAAACGCGGACAGGTGGAAACGCCGAATTACAGCAATTTGCAGCACCATCTGGCCAGCGGCGCCGATCAGGTCCGCCTCCATGAATTGTATTTCAAGAATCTGGGCGGCGACGGGCAGTTGCCGAAAGGGACGACCCTTGCGGCGCTTTTATCGGAGCACTTCGGCAGTTTTGAGGCCTGGCGCAAGGACTTTCAAACGACTGCGAACATGCCGGGGCTTGGCTGGGCGATTCTGTACCGCGACAATGTCAGCGGCAACCTGAACAATCTCTGGCTGGACGAGCATCAGGGACTGAGCGATATTGACGGCCGTCCGCTCTTGGTGATGGATGCCTGGGAACATGCCTACAAAGATGATTACGGCTTTAACCGCTACGAGTACGTGGACGCTTTCTTCCGCAACATAAACTGGCACGAAGTTGCCAGCCGCTTATAA
- the ubiE gene encoding bifunctional demethylmenaquinone methyltransferase/2-methoxy-6-polyprenyl-1,4-benzoquinol methylase UbiE — translation MMKTTERHRDETFVRQMFAAVADRYDLMNTLLTLNLDAYWRRRAVFHSGLQRGQIALDVCCGTGKLTLQLARKVGPEGSVVGVDFSSAMLARAQANLHGTPYLPVVQYLEANALHLPFPDHRFHCSTIGFGLRNVSDIAQTLKEMIRVTKPGGTIVILELAKPRLPILKQCYHLYANYWLPAIGNLGPQRHRLYQMVPESLKTLPEPEEICLLLRNLNLSAVRCRRLSGGLVAVYTGYKDPAPFSSVRTAT, via the coding sequence ATGATGAAAACCACGGAGCGGCATCGCGACGAAACTTTCGTTCGACAAATGTTTGCCGCCGTAGCTGATCGTTATGACCTGATGAACACCCTGTTGACACTGAATCTCGATGCGTATTGGCGAAGGCGCGCGGTCTTCCATTCCGGCCTGCAGCGCGGCCAGATCGCGCTCGACGTCTGCTGCGGTACCGGTAAGCTCACGCTGCAGTTGGCCCGCAAGGTGGGGCCGGAAGGATCGGTCGTCGGCGTCGACTTTTCGTCGGCGATGTTGGCGAGGGCGCAGGCGAATCTGCACGGCACGCCGTATCTGCCAGTCGTGCAGTATCTGGAAGCCAACGCGCTGCATCTGCCGTTTCCCGACCACCGTTTTCACTGCAGCACGATCGGTTTCGGTCTGCGCAACGTTTCCGACATCGCGCAGACGCTCAAGGAAATGATCCGCGTCACCAAACCGGGCGGCACGATTGTGATCCTGGAACTGGCCAAGCCGCGCCTGCCGATTTTGAAACAATGCTATCATCTCTACGCCAATTACTGGCTTCCCGCGATCGGCAACCTGGGCCCGCAGCGACATCGTCTCTACCAGATGGTGCCCGAGTCGCTGAAGACGCTGCCCGAACCGGAAGAGATCTGCCTGCTGCTGCGCAATCTCAATCTCAGCGCGGTTCGCTGCCGCCGTCTCAGCGGCGGATTGGTCGCCGTTTATACCGGTTATAAAGACCCTGCGCCTTTTTCTTCGGTGCGTACTGCGACGTAA
- a CDS encoding polysaccharide deacetylase family protein, protein MDVAMMQQDWGEMTLSRRRFLKMCVSTAVAVSGSQLLMTLGTSSGLGERLVPVLAYHRVGFTTSDLTVSLQRFKNDLQQLKADGYTSITLQDFMRFIDDKNVELPEKPVLITFDDGYQDNYEHAFPILEQFGMVGSFFVITGMLGQPERVTPEQVKEMARHGMSIGSHTVSHRALAELSAEEASLELTMSKATLEDLLGAEVSAIAYPRGSYSEETIAIGKSCGYNAGFTVKEGTCIKHSPDFELSRIPVFRFDGNLRQILRKRAGLGVG, encoded by the coding sequence ATGGATGTAGCGATGATGCAGCAGGATTGGGGCGAGATGACGCTGTCGAGGCGGCGCTTTTTGAAGATGTGCGTCAGCACGGCGGTGGCCGTAAGCGGATCACAATTGCTAATGACTCTGGGAACCAGCAGCGGTTTGGGAGAACGCCTGGTGCCCGTTTTGGCGTACCATCGCGTCGGTTTCACAACGAGCGACCTGACGGTCTCGCTGCAGCGTTTCAAGAACGATTTGCAGCAGCTGAAGGCGGATGGCTACACCAGCATCACGCTGCAGGATTTCATGCGCTTCATCGACGACAAAAACGTGGAATTACCGGAAAAACCGGTCCTGATCACGTTTGACGACGGGTATCAGGACAATTATGAACATGCGTTCCCGATTCTGGAACAGTTCGGCATGGTCGGCTCGTTCTTCGTCATCACCGGCATGCTGGGACAGCCGGAGCGGGTGACGCCGGAACAGGTCAAGGAGATGGCGAGACACGGGATGTCGATCGGCTCGCATACGGTGAGTCATCGTGCGCTGGCCGAACTGTCGGCGGAGGAAGCGAGCCTCGAATTGACGATGTCGAAGGCGACGCTCGAAGACCTGCTCGGCGCGGAAGTCTCGGCGATCGCCTATCCGCGCGGCAGCTACAGCGAAGAGACGATAGCGATCGGCAAGAGCTGCGGCTACAATGCCGGCTTCACGGTCAAGGAAGGCACCTGCATCAAACATTCGCCCGATTTCGAACTGAGCCGGATACCGGTCTTCCGTTTTGACGGGAACCTGCGCCAGATCCTGCGCAAGCGCGCCGGACTTGGGGTCGGCTGA
- a CDS encoding pyridoxamine 5'-phosphate oxidase family protein has product MFRTMRRGKQLLSMEDTIAVLGRCTNGVLACLGDEDYPYAIPVSYVYFNGKIYFHSAKAGHKIDSINKHSKVSFSVIDEDTIVSEKYTTYFRSVIVFGKARIAEGNEWRDGLKALVEKYAGDQPEEGKQEEINGCTQTYVIAIDIEHMTGKEAIEYVNAKK; this is encoded by the coding sequence GTGTTTAGAACAATGAGAAGAGGGAAGCAATTGTTATCTATGGAAGACACGATTGCTGTGCTGGGTCGGTGTACAAATGGAGTCTTAGCGTGCTTAGGAGATGAAGATTATCCTTATGCCATTCCAGTTAGTTATGTTTATTTCAATGGCAAAATTTATTTTCATTCAGCAAAAGCGGGACATAAAATCGATTCGATTAACAAGCATTCCAAGGTGTCTTTTTCAGTAATCGATGAAGATACGATAGTAAGTGAAAAGTACACTACTTATTTTCGTAGCGTAATTGTTTTTGGCAAAGCAAGAATCGCAGAAGGGAATGAATGGCGAGACGGTTTAAAAGCTTTAGTTGAAAAGTATGCAGGCGACCAGCCTGAAGAAGGAAAACAAGAAGAAATAAACGGATGCACGCAAACATATGTCATTGCCATTGACATTGAACATATGACAGGCAAAGAAGCGATTGAATACGTTAATGCTAAAAAATAA